The following are from one region of the Thermococcus cleftensis genome:
- the radB gene encoding DNA repair and recombination protein RadB: protein MLSTGVKSLDELLGGGIAPGVLTQIYGDFATGKTTLALQIGLLSGGKVAYVDTEGGFSPERLSQMAKARGFEPEEALQRFILFTPLDFKEQRRTIGSLKKVVDRNFSLVVVDSITAHYRVEESRKGLSSELGKQLQVLLWIARKNDVPVIVINQVHFDSRRGQMKPVAEHTLNYRTKDILRLDKLPKPGLRLAILERHRLRPEGGMVYFRITEKGIEDVGD, encoded by the coding sequence ATGCTCTCAACCGGGGTAAAATCACTGGACGAGCTCCTGGGCGGGGGCATCGCTCCCGGGGTTCTCACCCAGATTTACGGAGACTTCGCCACGGGGAAGACGACTCTGGCCCTCCAGATAGGCCTCCTGAGCGGGGGAAAGGTCGCGTACGTGGACACGGAAGGGGGTTTCTCCCCCGAGAGGTTGAGCCAGATGGCTAAAGCTAGGGGGTTCGAGCCGGAGGAGGCCCTTCAGCGCTTCATTCTCTTCACGCCCCTCGACTTCAAGGAGCAGCGCAGGACGATAGGGAGCCTGAAGAAGGTCGTGGATAGAAACTTCTCCCTCGTGGTTGTAGACTCAATAACCGCACACTACAGAGTGGAGGAAAGCAGGAAAGGCCTGAGCTCAGAACTCGGGAAGCAACTCCAGGTTCTCCTCTGGATAGCAAGGAAGAACGACGTCCCCGTCATCGTCATCAACCAGGTCCACTTCGACAGCAGGAGAGGGCAGATGAAGCCCGTGGCCGAGCACACCCTCAACTACAGGACGAAGGATATTCTGAGGCTCGACAAACTACCAAAGCCTGGCTTAAGGCTTGCCATACTCGAAAGGCACCGTCTCCGGCCGGAAGGTGGAATGGTCTACTTCAGGATTACCGAGAAGGGAATAGAGGACGTCGGGGACTGA
- a CDS encoding MBL fold metallo-hydrolase, whose product MKIIWYGHACFWVETNGVRLLIDPYPEVDDDRIGEVDYILITHEHTDHYGKVELLSRLRGATVIGPKPVYMMAISDGVTRVREIRDGETIELENGVRVTAIYMEHPSSQYPLGYLIEGDKRLFHTGDTYSTPTLQRLRGKVDVLLVPISGRSTANEREAAQIVEDIRPRIVIPMHYGVYGTGSPDKLREELQKRRIWALVKPLEHYEEFTV is encoded by the coding sequence CGACCCTTACCCAGAGGTTGATGACGACAGGATAGGCGAGGTGGACTACATACTGATAACCCACGAACATACCGACCACTACGGCAAAGTAGAACTCCTCTCAAGGCTCCGTGGTGCCACGGTGATAGGGCCGAAGCCGGTTTACATGATGGCCATCAGCGATGGAGTGACCAGGGTCAGAGAGATAAGGGACGGGGAAACCATCGAGCTCGAGAACGGGGTCAGAGTTACCGCCATCTACATGGAGCACCCCTCTAGCCAGTATCCGCTGGGCTATCTGATAGAGGGCGACAAGAGGCTCTTCCACACCGGCGATACATACTCAACCCCCACCCTTCAGAGGCTCAGGGGGAAGGTCGATGTCCTCCTCGTACCCATAAGCGGCCGCTCAACCGCCAACGAGCGCGAAGCGGCCCAGATAGTGGAGGACATCAGGCCCAGGATAGTTATCCCAATGCACTACGGGGTCTATGGAACGGGAAGTCCCGACAAGCTCCGCGAGGAACTCCAGAAAAGGCGTATCTGGGCCCTCGTCAAGCCCCTGGAGCACTACGAGGAGTTCACCGTCTAG
- a CDS encoding DUF402 domain-containing protein codes for MSTDTGVTVRVRGIYSTALTKLFLDRGFGISQPSNKIVERLGLEKTYDEFDVDVYDKKDHHGVVLVGTKVDAVKEVLEEEFIDVFFRKLPYQLYGIYKGIVVQRDERYVYVDIGSAIGTIPVKDIPRAREGDELLVQVKKHNVLPQLSVTLTIPGDYAVLIPKPVGAQRHVKISRKIREQSERERLRILGLSVDLGEWGILWRTAAAYKDWNLLRDEIIKLSKLADSLKKADSHDAPALIIEGRNIYEVEFGGGAKKKLDEIRNRVVPTVDGHHQLKAYDLELGFAVEIAEGILSRVPGQREKVKQGLWEALVENKGPRRGWLFSLEHYKPDGQRIKIGPGEVQEVSMEPLKVTVKRHLKPGKFYDGLDLPIEFGDYVITEIEAGKWWFVHRYYDRDGNLKGEYYNINTPVEIYPDRARYVDLEVDIVRWPDGKKEIIDKEKLAEHYEEGVISEKLYRAVLRIVQEVYERI; via the coding sequence GTGTCTACAGACACAGGAGTTACAGTTCGGGTTAGGGGCATATACAGCACTGCCCTCACCAAGCTGTTCCTCGACAGGGGCTTCGGAATTTCCCAGCCGAGCAACAAGATCGTTGAGAGGCTTGGGCTTGAGAAGACCTACGACGAGTTCGACGTCGATGTTTACGACAAGAAGGATCACCACGGGGTCGTGCTCGTTGGCACGAAGGTCGATGCCGTCAAGGAGGTTCTCGAGGAGGAGTTCATAGACGTCTTCTTCAGAAAGCTCCCCTACCAGCTCTACGGCATATACAAGGGCATAGTCGTCCAGAGAGATGAAAGGTACGTTTACGTGGACATAGGGAGCGCGATAGGTACGATTCCCGTTAAGGACATTCCCCGTGCGAGGGAAGGTGATGAACTCCTCGTCCAGGTCAAGAAGCACAACGTTCTCCCCCAGCTGAGCGTCACGCTCACAATTCCCGGTGACTACGCCGTGCTGATTCCCAAGCCCGTTGGTGCTCAGAGACATGTCAAGATATCCCGCAAGATAAGGGAGCAGAGCGAGCGCGAGAGGCTCCGCATTCTCGGCCTGAGCGTCGATCTGGGTGAGTGGGGGATACTCTGGAGAACCGCCGCCGCCTACAAGGACTGGAACCTCCTCAGAGACGAGATAATAAAGCTCTCCAAGCTGGCCGACAGCCTCAAGAAGGCAGACTCCCACGACGCCCCCGCGCTCATCATTGAGGGAAGAAACATCTACGAGGTCGAGTTCGGCGGCGGGGCGAAGAAGAAGCTCGACGAGATACGGAACAGGGTCGTTCCGACCGTTGATGGCCATCACCAGCTCAAGGCGTACGATTTGGAGCTCGGCTTTGCCGTCGAGATAGCGGAGGGGATACTTTCCAGGGTTCCTGGACAGAGGGAGAAGGTTAAGCAGGGGCTCTGGGAGGCCCTAGTTGAGAACAAGGGACCGAGGAGGGGCTGGCTCTTCAGCCTGGAGCATTACAAGCCGGACGGTCAGAGGATAAAGATAGGCCCCGGTGAGGTTCAGGAGGTGTCAATGGAGCCGCTCAAGGTCACGGTAAAGAGGCACCTCAAGCCCGGCAAGTTCTACGACGGCCTCGACCTGCCCATAGAGTTCGGCGACTACGTGATAACCGAGATAGAGGCTGGAAAGTGGTGGTTCGTGCACCGCTACTACGACCGCGACGGCAACCTGAAGGGCGAGTACTACAACATCAACACGCCGGTCGAGATATACCCGGACAGGGCCCGTTACGTGGACCTCGAGGTGGACATAGTCAGGTGGCCCGACGGCAAGAAGGAGATAATCGACAAGGAGAAGTTAGCTGAACACTACGAGGAGGGCGTAATAAGCGAGAAGCTCTACCGGGCGGTGCTGAGAATAGTCCAGGAGGTTTACGAGCGGATTTGA